The Cyprinus carpio isolate SPL01 chromosome A9, ASM1834038v1, whole genome shotgun sequence genome window below encodes:
- the LOC109092039 gene encoding leucine-rich repeat flightless-interacting protein 1-like isoform X15: MGSQGPGRKRTPSKNGLTGEEDALNVIAKEAEARLAAKRAARAEAREIRMRELERQQKEIYQVQKKYYGLDNLDNKWGDIEQWMEDSERYTRVSRRHASVSDDEEQMSVGSRSNIRLDLDAAGAYGGLPQASSYQSHKKSKKKKKHSSKTSNGYDDDLSTLSSRSSRLSDESKMSRSSRLDRQSNAYYSSELYSSSNYSSKRQAPSYNGYQGSVYEDSLYSGSRRSSARASSECSGFLGSSSRTSSRANSACGSPVVDDRLERDYLEKGSSRASTISGATLTSLGGTSSRRGSGDTSISADTEASIREIKDSLLEMEEKYRKAMVSNAQLDNEKTNMMYEVDTLKDSLTELEEMLFETRRELEEKCKDLEREKHAHSILQFQFNELKETLKQSEELLTKHGIVLGPDLATNGETGEEVGKADQNSQTASTEIREGSSVLGTHQLKVCKDQQQKDLDDGVPGNQQFSHAQFSSSNTPLEPSMENGELGDQMIQGVEQLENRPEEPPGSVGDDELTATRPKEEIKLEAHIPEDLRSNTVELESKVHKDGHLETDQQERECVKPSQVIKEETPSELVSGSVHDETDKPGETVLDDKVQEEPVESSQTEMLAKTQGASASNKKKKKKKKNKQKQKQSDKQESDRKIDDKNETVCSEDNPNQKMKDDLEGNHQDPSGNDKSETTMNTDVPHDAKRTSELEGIETTDTNINVDDAQDKILLVTDEADLAGISKTISNFDCPESANGVLSDDLSSNIISNPANIIDEHTEVSTNPDSEAVIFSCELVSSETKTSLPHESSAQSMDAVEGGVESTSSFENIELKSASLDIKEVESHLKCEVEEQEEKLENIDLDGTTNPEDQDDSALPNSPVMEKVENEAERVIQEQPVHQPMESQLQDSIGAELDQEEVETQDELDKENLKVPTEIVFDGSHVDNTPLIETQVQVVHEDLLSSNEAIRDSVGESDASDQKPNVEKDEEERSIQNQITLEVQLPEDEEELLVKSDVAAQELKEEDEKEEDEGESFDFDEMDLEASSDAPLKNFLDQPNEEVTLLNENVQEASQEHQSNVTDEDQTQEDEHLELADQESKPKEQKDDGQDTENPQTTTDVDGCLTEDSQINSGVRPNDQQHDITGIKEDAFEEHRQASEDVTLNEGVNLISEVETRNVGHEVNSSIHHEKKASNISGDQDVEKETTESNREDERKESKKSGKGKGKGKEDCKMS, from the exons ATGGGGTCTCAAGGGCCAGGACGTAAAAGAACCCCCAGCAAAAATGGGTTGACCGGTGAGGAAGATGCCCTCAATGTAATCGCAAAAGAG GCTGAAGCCCGTTTGGCAGCTAAGAGGGCGGCCCGCGCAGAAGCTCGTGAGATCAGAATGAGAGAACTGGAAAGACAACAGAAAGAG ATTTATCAGGTGCAGAAG AAATACTATGGACTGGATAACCTGGACAACAAATGGGGGGACATTGAGCAGTGGATG gAGGACAGTGAGCGATATACACGTGTCTCACGGAGACATGCTTCGG TGTCAGATGATGAAGAACAGATGTCAGTGGGGAGCAGGAGCAACATACGG TTGGATTTGGATGCGGCGGGTGCTTACGGCGGG CTTCCCCAGGCCTCCTCCTATCAGTCACATAAGAAGtccaagaaaaagaagaaacattcTTCCAAAACT AGCAATGGCTATGATGATGATCTCAGCACATTGTCTAGTCGG AGCTCCAGACTCAGTGATGAGAGCAAAATGTCTCGCTCCTCTAGACTTGATCGGCAGTCG AATGCCTACTATTCATCTGAGCTGTACAGCAGCAGTAATTATTCCTCTAAACGTCAAGCCCCTTCCTACAATGGCTACCAG GGCTCTGTATATGAGGACAGTCTCTACAGTGGCTCTCGACGGTCCAGTGCTCGTGCT TCCTCTGAATGTAGTGGTTTCCTGGGCTCAAGCTCTAGGACTTCGTCCAGAGCAAATTCTGCGTGTGGCAGTCCAGTG GTAGATGACAGGTTAGAGCGAGACTACTTGGAAAAG GGTTCTTCACGAGCATCGACTATTTCCGGAGCCACTCTTACTTCTCTGGGTGGGACATCCTCACGGAGAGGAAGCGGAGACACATCCATCTCTGCTGACACAGAAGCATCCATAAGGGAAATCAAG GATTCCCTTTTGGAAATGGAGGAAAAGTACCGTAAGGCCATGGTATCCAATGCACAGCTGGACAATGAGAAGACCAATATGATGTATGAAGTGGACACTTTGAAAGACTCTTTAACGGAACTGGAGGAGATGCTCTTTGAAACACGCCGTGAGCTTGAGGAAAAGTGTAAG gacCTTGAACGAGAGAAGCATGCTCATAGTATACTGCAGTTTCAGTTCAATGAACTGAAGGAGACGTTGAAACAGAGTGAAGAACTGCTCACT AAACATGGCATTGTCCTTGGACCCGACTTAGCCACCAATGGAGAAACAGGTGAAGAAGTCGGAAAGGCTGATCAGAATTCTCAAACAGCGTCAACTGAAATCCGAGAGGGGAGTAGTGTACTAG GCACTCATCAGTTGAAGGTGTGTAAAGACCAGCAACAAAAAGATTTGGATGACGGGGTGCCAGGGAATCAGCAGTTTTCACATGCCCAGTTCAGTTCTTCAAACACACCTTTAGAACCAAGTATGGAGAATGGAGAACTTGGGGACCAAATGATTCAGGGTGTAGAGCAGCTTGAGAATAGACCTGAAGAACCGCCAGGTTCTGTTGGTGATGATGAACTCACTGCAACAAGACCCAAGGAGGAGATCAAATTGGAGGCACATATACCGGAAGATTTAAGAAGTAATACTGTGGAATTAGAGAGCAAAGTTCACAAGGATGGACATTTGGAGACAGATCAACAAGAGAGAGAATGTGTCAAACCTAGTCAGGTCATCAAGGAGGAAACTCCTTCAGAGTTGGTCTCTGGTTCAGTCCATGATGAAACTGATAAACCTGGTGAGACGGTGCTTGATGATAAAGTCCAAGAGGAGCCTGTAGAATCATCTCAGACCGAGATGCTTGCTAAAACCCAAGGTGCCAGTGCttcaaataaaaagaagaaaaagaagaagaaaaacaagcagAAGCAGAAACAGAGTGACAAGCAAGAGAGTGACAGAAAGATAGATGACAAGAATGAAACCGTTTGTAGTGAAGACAATCCAAACCAAAAAATGAAGGATGATCTAGAAGGAAACCATCAGGATCCATCAGGGAATGATAAATCCGAAACAACAATGAATACAGATGTCCCACATGATGCTAAAAGAACCAGTGAATTGGAAGGTATTGAAACAACAGACACAAATATAAATGTTGATGATGCTCAAGATAAAATTCTGTTAGTTACAGATGAAGCTGATTTAGCAGGAATTTCTAAAACAATCTCAAATTTTGATTGCCCTGAATCTGCCAATGGCGTGCTTTCAGATGATCTGTCCAGCAATATTATCTCTAACCCCGCAAACATAATTGATGAACACACTGAGGTTTCAACAAATCCTGACTCTGAAGCTGTAATCTTTAGCTGTGAGCTTGTATCTTCAGAAACAAAGACTTCACTGCCTCATGAATCTTCTGCTCAGTCAATGGATGCTGTTGAAGGGGGTGTTGAGTCCACCAGCAGCTTTGAGAACATTGAGTTGAAATCTGCATCGTTAGACATCAAGGAAGTGGAGAGTCATCTGAAATGTGAAGTAGAAGAACAGGAGGAAAAGCTCGAGAATATTGATCTTGATGGGACCACCAACCCTGAAGATCAAGATGACTCTGCTCTTCCCAATTCCCCTGTAATGGAGAAGGTGGAAAATGAAGCTGAAAGGGTAATCCAGGAACAACCTGTTCACCAGCCAATGGAAAGCCAACTTCAAGACAGTATTGGAGCAGAACTGGACCAGGAAGAGGTTGAGACACAAGATGAACTGGATAAAGAAAACCTTAAAGTGCCTACTGAAATAGTGTTTGATGGAAGCCATGTTGACAACACTCCTTTAATTGAAACCCAGGTTCAGGTTGTGCATGAGGATCTCCTGTCTTCCAATGAAGCAATTCGGGATTCAGTTGGAGAGTCAGATGCTTCTGACCAAAAACCCAATGTAGAAAAAGATGAGGAAGAAAGATCAATCCAAAATCAGATTACACTTGAAGTACAACTGCCTGAAGATGAAGAAGAACTTCTGGTAAAGTCAGATGTGGCTGCTCAAGAGCTCAAGGAAGAAGATGAGAAAGAGGAAGATGAAGGAGAATCATTTGATTTTGATGAAATGGATCTTGAAGCATCATCAGATGCCCCTCTAAAAAACTTTCTAGATCAGCCAAATGAGGAAGTtactcttttaaatgaaaatgtccaAGAAGCAAGCCAGGAACACCAAAGCAATGTCACTGATGAGGACCAAACTCAAGAAGATGAACATCTAGAACTTGCAGATCAGGAATCAAAGCCAAAGGAGCAGAAAGATGATGGACAAGACACAGAAAACCCACAAACAACAACAGATGTAGATGGATGTTTAACAGAGGACAGCCAAATCAACAGTGGAGTCAGACCTAATGATCAGCAGCATGATATTACTGGAATTAAAGAAGATGCATTTGAGGAGCATCGGCAGGCATCTGAAGATGTGACGCTCAATGAAGGAGTTAATCTGATCTCAGAGGTGGAGACAAGAAATGTAGGCCATGAGGTCAATAGTTCTATTCATCacgaaaaaaaagcatcaaatattTCAGGAGATCAGGACGTTGAGAAGGAAACCACAGAAAGCAACAGGGAAGATGAAAGAAAAGAATCGAAGAAAAGCGGGAAAGGGAAAGGCAAGGGGAAAGAAGACTGTAAAATGTCTTAA
- the LOC109092039 gene encoding leucine-rich repeat flightless-interacting protein 1-like isoform X8, translated as MGSQGPGRKRTPSKNGLTGEEDALNVIAKEAEARLAAKRAARAEAREIRMRELERQQKEIYQVQKKYYGLDNLDNKWGDIEQWMEDSERYTRVSRRHASVSDDEEQMSVGSRSNIRLDLDAAGAYGGLPQASSYQSHKKSKKKKKHSSKTSNGYDDDLSTLSSRSSRLSDESKMSRSSRLDRQSGSVYEDSLYSGSRRSSARASSECSGFLGSSSRTSSRANSACGSPVVDDRLERDYLEKGSSRASTISGATLTSLGGTSSRRGSGDTSISADTEASIREIKEIHELKDQIQDVEAKHMQNLKELKDSLLEMEEKYRKAMVSNAQLDNEKTNMMYEVDTLKDSLTELEEMLFETRRELEEKCKDLEREKHAHSILQFQFNELKETLKQSEELLTEIRQLRLKQDGYVREISDLQETVEWKNKKIGALERQKEFSDAIRNERDELRDEVVQLKDILKKHGIVLGPDLATNGETGEEVGKADQNSQTASTEIREGSSVLGTHQLKVCKDQQQKDLDDGVPGNQQFSHAQFSSSNTPLEPSMENGELGDQMIQGVEQLENRPEEPPGSVGDDELTATRPKEEIKLEAHIPEDLRSNTVELESKVHKDGHLETDQQERECVKPSQVIKEETPSELVSGSVHDETDKPGETVLDDKVQEEPVESSQTEMLAKTQGASASNKKKKKKKKNKQKQKQSDKQESDRKIDDKNETVCSEDNPNQKMKDDLEGNHQDPSGNDKSETTMNTDVPHDAKRTSELEGIETTDTNINVDDAQDKILLVTDEADLAGISKTISNFDCPESANGVLSDDLSSNIISNPANIIDEHTEVSTNPDSEAVIFSCELVSSETKTSLPHESSAQSMDAVEGGVESTSSFENIELKSASLDIKEVESHLKCEVEEQEEKLENIDLDGTTNPEDQDDSALPNSPVMEKVENEAERVIQEQPVHQPMESQLQDSIGAELDQEEVETQDELDKENLKVPTEIVFDGSHVDNTPLIETQVQVVHEDLLSSNEAIRDSVGESDASDQKPNVEKDEEERSIQNQITLEVQLPEDEEELLVKSDVAAQELKEEDEKEEDEGESFDFDEMDLEASSDAPLKNFLDQPNEEVTLLNENVQEASQEHQSNVTDEDQTQEDEHLELADQESKPKEQKDDGQDTENPQTTTDVDGCLTEDSQINSGVRPNDQQHDITGIKEDAFEEHRQASEDVTLNEGVNLISEVETRNVGHEVNSSIHHEKKASNISGDQDVEKETTESNREDERKESKKSGKGKGKGKEDCKMS; from the exons ATGGGGTCTCAAGGGCCAGGACGTAAAAGAACCCCCAGCAAAAATGGGTTGACCGGTGAGGAAGATGCCCTCAATGTAATCGCAAAAGAG GCTGAAGCCCGTTTGGCAGCTAAGAGGGCGGCCCGCGCAGAAGCTCGTGAGATCAGAATGAGAGAACTGGAAAGACAACAGAAAGAG ATTTATCAGGTGCAGAAG AAATACTATGGACTGGATAACCTGGACAACAAATGGGGGGACATTGAGCAGTGGATG gAGGACAGTGAGCGATATACACGTGTCTCACGGAGACATGCTTCGG TGTCAGATGATGAAGAACAGATGTCAGTGGGGAGCAGGAGCAACATACGG TTGGATTTGGATGCGGCGGGTGCTTACGGCGGG CTTCCCCAGGCCTCCTCCTATCAGTCACATAAGAAGtccaagaaaaagaagaaacattcTTCCAAAACT AGCAATGGCTATGATGATGATCTCAGCACATTGTCTAGTCGG AGCTCCAGACTCAGTGATGAGAGCAAAATGTCTCGCTCCTCTAGACTTGATCGGCAGTCG GGCTCTGTATATGAGGACAGTCTCTACAGTGGCTCTCGACGGTCCAGTGCTCGTGCT TCCTCTGAATGTAGTGGTTTCCTGGGCTCAAGCTCTAGGACTTCGTCCAGAGCAAATTCTGCGTGTGGCAGTCCAGTG GTAGATGACAGGTTAGAGCGAGACTACTTGGAAAAG GGTTCTTCACGAGCATCGACTATTTCCGGAGCCACTCTTACTTCTCTGGGTGGGACATCCTCACGGAGAGGAAGCGGAGACACATCCATCTCTGCTGACACAGAAGCATCCATAAGGGAAATCAAG GAGATCCATGAGCTTAAGGATCAGATTCAAGATGTGGAGGCGAAGCACATGCAGAACCTCAAAGAGCTCAAG GATTCCCTTTTGGAAATGGAGGAAAAGTACCGTAAGGCCATGGTATCCAATGCACAGCTGGACAATGAGAAGACCAATATGATGTATGAAGTGGACACTTTGAAAGACTCTTTAACGGAACTGGAGGAGATGCTCTTTGAAACACGCCGTGAGCTTGAGGAAAAGTGTAAG gacCTTGAACGAGAGAAGCATGCTCATAGTATACTGCAGTTTCAGTTCAATGAACTGAAGGAGACGTTGAAACAGAGTGAAGAACTGCTCACT GAGATTCGTCAATTACGGCTCAAGCAAGATGGCTATGTTAGGGAGATTTCTGACCTCCAGGAAACTGTTGAGtggaagaataaaaaaattgGG GCATTAGAAAGGCAGAAGGAATTTTCTGATGCCATTCGAAATGAGCGGGATGAGCTTAGAGATGAGGTTGTTCAGctcaaagatattttgaag AAACATGGCATTGTCCTTGGACCCGACTTAGCCACCAATGGAGAAACAGGTGAAGAAGTCGGAAAGGCTGATCAGAATTCTCAAACAGCGTCAACTGAAATCCGAGAGGGGAGTAGTGTACTAG GCACTCATCAGTTGAAGGTGTGTAAAGACCAGCAACAAAAAGATTTGGATGACGGGGTGCCAGGGAATCAGCAGTTTTCACATGCCCAGTTCAGTTCTTCAAACACACCTTTAGAACCAAGTATGGAGAATGGAGAACTTGGGGACCAAATGATTCAGGGTGTAGAGCAGCTTGAGAATAGACCTGAAGAACCGCCAGGTTCTGTTGGTGATGATGAACTCACTGCAACAAGACCCAAGGAGGAGATCAAATTGGAGGCACATATACCGGAAGATTTAAGAAGTAATACTGTGGAATTAGAGAGCAAAGTTCACAAGGATGGACATTTGGAGACAGATCAACAAGAGAGAGAATGTGTCAAACCTAGTCAGGTCATCAAGGAGGAAACTCCTTCAGAGTTGGTCTCTGGTTCAGTCCATGATGAAACTGATAAACCTGGTGAGACGGTGCTTGATGATAAAGTCCAAGAGGAGCCTGTAGAATCATCTCAGACCGAGATGCTTGCTAAAACCCAAGGTGCCAGTGCttcaaataaaaagaagaaaaagaagaagaaaaacaagcagAAGCAGAAACAGAGTGACAAGCAAGAGAGTGACAGAAAGATAGATGACAAGAATGAAACCGTTTGTAGTGAAGACAATCCAAACCAAAAAATGAAGGATGATCTAGAAGGAAACCATCAGGATCCATCAGGGAATGATAAATCCGAAACAACAATGAATACAGATGTCCCACATGATGCTAAAAGAACCAGTGAATTGGAAGGTATTGAAACAACAGACACAAATATAAATGTTGATGATGCTCAAGATAAAATTCTGTTAGTTACAGATGAAGCTGATTTAGCAGGAATTTCTAAAACAATCTCAAATTTTGATTGCCCTGAATCTGCCAATGGCGTGCTTTCAGATGATCTGTCCAGCAATATTATCTCTAACCCCGCAAACATAATTGATGAACACACTGAGGTTTCAACAAATCCTGACTCTGAAGCTGTAATCTTTAGCTGTGAGCTTGTATCTTCAGAAACAAAGACTTCACTGCCTCATGAATCTTCTGCTCAGTCAATGGATGCTGTTGAAGGGGGTGTTGAGTCCACCAGCAGCTTTGAGAACATTGAGTTGAAATCTGCATCGTTAGACATCAAGGAAGTGGAGAGTCATCTGAAATGTGAAGTAGAAGAACAGGAGGAAAAGCTCGAGAATATTGATCTTGATGGGACCACCAACCCTGAAGATCAAGATGACTCTGCTCTTCCCAATTCCCCTGTAATGGAGAAGGTGGAAAATGAAGCTGAAAGGGTAATCCAGGAACAACCTGTTCACCAGCCAATGGAAAGCCAACTTCAAGACAGTATTGGAGCAGAACTGGACCAGGAAGAGGTTGAGACACAAGATGAACTGGATAAAGAAAACCTTAAAGTGCCTACTGAAATAGTGTTTGATGGAAGCCATGTTGACAACACTCCTTTAATTGAAACCCAGGTTCAGGTTGTGCATGAGGATCTCCTGTCTTCCAATGAAGCAATTCGGGATTCAGTTGGAGAGTCAGATGCTTCTGACCAAAAACCCAATGTAGAAAAAGATGAGGAAGAAAGATCAATCCAAAATCAGATTACACTTGAAGTACAACTGCCTGAAGATGAAGAAGAACTTCTGGTAAAGTCAGATGTGGCTGCTCAAGAGCTCAAGGAAGAAGATGAGAAAGAGGAAGATGAAGGAGAATCATTTGATTTTGATGAAATGGATCTTGAAGCATCATCAGATGCCCCTCTAAAAAACTTTCTAGATCAGCCAAATGAGGAAGTtactcttttaaatgaaaatgtccaAGAAGCAAGCCAGGAACACCAAAGCAATGTCACTGATGAGGACCAAACTCAAGAAGATGAACATCTAGAACTTGCAGATCAGGAATCAAAGCCAAAGGAGCAGAAAGATGATGGACAAGACACAGAAAACCCACAAACAACAACAGATGTAGATGGATGTTTAACAGAGGACAGCCAAATCAACAGTGGAGTCAGACCTAATGATCAGCAGCATGATATTACTGGAATTAAAGAAGATGCATTTGAGGAGCATCGGCAGGCATCTGAAGATGTGACGCTCAATGAAGGAGTTAATCTGATCTCAGAGGTGGAGACAAGAAATGTAGGCCATGAGGTCAATAGTTCTATTCATCacgaaaaaaaagcatcaaatattTCAGGAGATCAGGACGTTGAGAAGGAAACCACAGAAAGCAACAGGGAAGATGAAAGAAAAGAATCGAAGAAAAGCGGGAAAGGGAAAGGCAAGGGGAAAGAAGACTGTAAAATGTCTTAA